The genomic DNA TTCGTAGGAGAACGTCACCTCGTCGAGCTCCAGCCCGAAACAATCGGCCATCATCAGCACGCTGTCGGCGAATACCCGGGTGTACTTCTCCAGCTTGTCCGGAATCGACGGATCATCAACGGGAAGACCGTATCCCACCTCGATCCAGGTCTCCTTGGAATGGTGGCACGACACGTCCACAGACTCGATGGTGGTGACGTTCTCGATCTCGGCGACGTCAGCCGAGCACACCACGCCCAGGATCTGGTTCACCCCGGGGTTCATCCCGGTGCCGTAGAACGTCGACCCGCCCTTCGCACACGCCTCCGCGAGCAACTCCGACACCAGCTTGCCCGAGGGGTGGGGGTGGTTGTGATCACGATGCCAGCCGGTGATCCAGTCGGCGGTGGTGACGATGTTGATACCGGCTTCGAGAACCTTCACGTAGAGGTCCTCGTCCGGGAACACGCCGTGGAAGGTCAGGACGTCCGGCCGCGCGGCGATGATGTCCTCGACGGTGCCGGTGGCGATCACGCCGTTAGGAGCGATACCCGCCAGCTCACCGGCGTCGCGTCCGATCTTCTCTGGTGAATAACAGTGCACGCCAACCAGTTCCAGGTCGGGCTCGAGGGCGATCCGCTTGATCATCTCCGAGCCGACGTTGCCGGTCGCCACCTGGAACACTCGTATTGTCATCGCAACGCCTCCCTGGTCTTCGCGTGTAGGTCGGCAGCGGAACCACCGAGTCCGTCGGGGTAGAACTGCATCGCCCAGGTGCGGATGGCGGTGAAGCCCCGTAACTCCGAGCTCGACAGCGCGGGCGGATCGGAGTACCGCTGGTGCGACCAGATGTGAACGTCCTGGGCGAACTGCCGGATCACCTCGTCGCCGAATTCCCGCGCCTTCGCCTCGTGCCGCGGCTGGTCCTTGCCGGGGGTGCGGCCGATGTAGACGGTAAAGCGTACGTCGGAGGTGGTGTCGTCAACGGGTGTCACCGCCGATATGGTGCGGTTGTCCACCATCCCCCAGCTCTTGGTGACCGCCACCCCCAGCCCGCCGTTGATGGCCTCGACCCCGCTGCGGACGTCGTCGATGGACTGAAACTCATCACCTTCGAAGGTGATTGTGAAATCCACGTAGGACACCGGTCCGGCGAAATCGTGCCGGGTGAACACAGGCACGATGGGCGTCTGGTGCACGTACTTGAAGTGGGCGAAGTCCACACCGTTCTCCAGGACGTACTGCGGATGCAGCTCCAGCGCTTGGCGATACAGCCGCTGCTGCGGGTAGTAGTCGGCCGCGGTGGCACCGTCACCGAAGTCGGCGAAGATGTCCGGCGCATCGAAGAACGGGACACGCCCCTCGGTGTCATGCCACATGTAGATCGAGCCGTTGCGTTCGGCCACCGGGTACGTGGCCATCCGCCGGCCGCGATTGGGCCTGTCCTCGTAGGGAATACAGACGTTGCGGCCCTCGGCGTTCCATTGCCACCCGTGGAACGGGCACTGGATGACCTCGCCCTCGACGTGCCCGCCGAAACCCAGGTGCGCGCCAAGGTGTTCACAGTAGGCGGCCATGACGGTCACGCGTCCGGACTGTGCGCGCCAGGCGATGAGTTCCTCACCGAAGTACTTCATGGGCAGGACGTCACCGACGGCCAGCTCGTCGGACCAGGCGACCTGGAACCACCCGGTGGGCTTCATCGACAGCGGCGGTTTCGCCATGCTCCGGAATAGTAGTGTCCACTGCCATAGATTGATAGAGGGCACTGTGAAAAGTTCGGTGTCCAGTACCATCAACCGGGTGGCGGCAGCGGGCACGCAGGGCAGACGGAGCAACCGGCGTGGCCAGGCGACCCGAGAGAACATGCTGGACGCCGCAATTCGCTCACTGGCCTCCGGCGACCCGGGGTCGGTGTCGGCCGCCCGGATCGCCAAGGAAATCGGCGCCACCTGGGGTGCGGTGAAGTACCAGTTCGGCGATGTCGACGGTTTCTGGGCCGCGGTACTGCACCACACGGCGCAACGGCGCGGCGAGCTGCCCGCGCCCTCGGATGACGTCACTGCACTGCACCAGCGGGTGGCCGCGATCATCGACCTGCTCTTCGACGGGCTGCTGTCAGCACATTCGCGGGCCATCGAGAACCTGCGGGCCGCGTTGCCCAGCGACCCCACGGAACTCGAGCGGCTCTACCCACAGACCGCCGCGGAGTTCGTCTCCTGGGGGCACGCGTGGAATGCCGCCTGCCAGAAGGCTTTCGCCGACCTGGGGGTTGACCCGCAGCGGATCCGCGAGGTGGCCGCGTTCATTCCCGGCGCCATGAGGGGGCTGGCCTCGGAACGTCAGCTCGGCAGCTTCAACGACCACGACCTGGCGCGGCGCGGTCTGACCAACGCCATCGTGGCCTACCTGGATCCGTCCTGACGCTGCGCGTTCTGTTCCTGGCGGGCGAGCACCGCGAGCATGTTGTTGTAGGCCGCCAGGTCGGCGTCGTCGTCGCGATCGGCCGCGCGGTCCACCCGTTTGGCGGTGCGACGGTCGCTGCGGGTCCACTGGATGAGCAGCGCCAGCATCACCACCACCAGCGGCACTTCACCCGCCGACCAGGCGATGCCGCCGCCCAGCTTCTGATCGGCCAGCAGATCGGCATTCCAGGGCAACCCCAGGGACCGGTAGAACGGCTCGGCGATCACAGAGTTCATCCCCATCAGCACCACACCGAAGAAGGCATGCAGGGGCAATGAGCCGAACACCATGGCCAGCTTGCCCAGGTGCGGCATGGGCCGCGGTGTCGGGTCGATCCCGATGACCACCCAGTAGAAGACGTAGCCGGACAACAGGAAATGCACGTTCATCGCGACGTGCCCGGCGTGGCTGCCCGCTGCGGCGTCAAAGATCCCACCGAAATACAGTCCGTAGAAGCCGCCGACGAACAGTGCGGTGGCCACGAACGGGTTGGTGATCAATCGGGAGAACCGGCTGTGCAGGGCGGCCAGCAGCCACTCGCGCGGCCCCGGCGGCTGCCCCTTGCCCGCCGTCGGCAACGCCCGCAGCGCCAGGGTCACCGGCGCGCCGAGCACCAGGAGGATCGGCACCAGCATCGACAGCAGCATGTGTGCGGACATGTGCACGCTGAACATCGCCGGCATGTAGCGACCCACGCCCGAGGAGGTGGCGATCAGCAGCGTCAGACAGCCCAGCAGGAACCCGACTGTGCGGCCCACCGGCCAGGCGTCGCCGCGGCGGCGCAGCCGGCGCACCCCGGCCAGATACACCAGGGCCAACACGATCGCGGCCGTACCGAGCAGCAGATCGAAGCGCCAGTCGAACAGCAACCGCGCCACCGTCGGCGGGCCGGCGAGGTTGTAGCCCAGCTCCACCTCGGTGGTCGTCGGGTTCAGCACGCGCGGTGGCGGAGGCGGGGTGCGCCCCAGCGCCACGGCCACCCCGAAGGTGAGCCCGAAGATGGCCGCCTCGGTCAGGGCCAGGCGGATCAACGGTTGCCGCGCCGTCGGGTCGGCTGCCAGGGCAGCCACCCCGGTCCGGCGCTGCCGCCAGCCCAGCACCCCCAGGGCCACCAGCGCCGCCAGCTTGACCAGGATCAGCAGCCCGTACCGGGTGTCGAAGAGGTCACCGGGGAACATCCGCACCAGTGCGTTGATGACACCCGAGATGCCCATGGCCACGAAGCACCACAGCGCCACCGCCGAGAACCGCCGGGCCGCCACATCGGCGTGGCCGCCGCCGCGCAGCGCGTGCGCCAACAGCGCCAGCAGGCCCCCGGCCCACAGCGACGCGGCCACCAGGTGGATCAACAAGCTGTTGGTGGCCACGTCGTGGGAGCCACCGGAGGAAGAGTGCCCGGTCAGCCCGAGCGGAATCAGGGTGGCCAGCGCGGCCGCAGTCAACACCGGCGTCCAGGACCAGCGCAGCACCGGGATGCTGGCCAACGTCACCGCCGCCGCCAGGATGGCCGTCCAGCGCCAGGCCCCGGCCGTCTCCACCAGGTCGGCCAGCCCCCACATGGTGACCGGGTTGAGGTGGTCACGCAGCGGCTGCCCCGACACGTCGGAGATGGTCAGTGGGACCAGCAGCGCCGCGCACACCGTCCACACCCCGGCGGCCACGCTGCCGGTCCGCAGCGCGCGATAGCCGGAGGCGTCGAGCACCCCGGACGTCTGGGGCGGCACGAAGAACGCGGCGAACAGGAAGGAGCCGATGGCGATGACGGCGGCGACCTCACCGACCGCCCGCACGAACGGCAGCCCCAGCGTGGTGACGGGCCCGGGGTCGGGCAGGCCGGTGGCGGTCAGGGCTTCGGTCAGCGACAGCGCTGCCAGTCCGGCCGCTGTAGCGCCCGCGAGCAGCGCCACCCCGACCAGGATCGGCCACACCGACGACCGGGTGGCTGTGCTGGAAACAGGTGCGCTCACCTGTCCAGGGTAGCGACCTACTACAGCGGGTCGGACTTCGTCCGTGATCGCCGTTCCCGCTCGACGAACTGCTCGCGGGAGATGGCGTCGATGCTGTCCATGTCGGTCAGCACCCCGCGCAGCTCCGTGAGGAATGCCGACCGTCGCTCGGCCAGGTCGGGCGCGGCGGCCAGCAGCCCCTGGTCGGCGGCCACCTGCCGCGCGGTGGCGAACAGCAGCGCCGACACCGACTCGGTGGTGCGCACCCGGTGTTGGGCGGCGTGCTGAGCACCTACCCCCAGCGCCAGATCCGTGAGTTCCTTGGCATCGATGTCCGGGGAGGCGCCGCGCAGCACATCGGCGACGATCTCGTAGGCCTCGAAGTAGGGCCGCAGCATCGCGTGTGCCATCAGTGGCCGCTTGTCGTACAGCAGGGTGGTGATCTCGTCACCACCGACGGCCACATGACCCTCCCAATCCTGATGCCAGGCCATCTCCTCGGCGATGTTGGCCCGGAAGGCCGCGGTGTCGGCGAAATAGAAGTCGAACTTCAGCAGATCCCGCAGCCGCATCGCCTGGGTCCAGAACGCCGCCAGCCGGTCACCGTCGGCGCGGGCGGCGTAGGCCAGCGCCAGTTCGACGATCGAGGTCTCCAGGAACGCGTGGATCAGGGTGTTGCGGTAGAACGCCCCCTCGTGCTGGTGCTCGGGGGCGATGCGCCAGACCGGTTCGCGCCCGCCGTCCACGCGGGTGATCGGATGACCCCCGGAGAGCGCGTCCAGCGCGGCGCGCACCCCCTCCGGTGTCCGGAGCCGACGCGCACTGTCGGTGACGGGGGTCTGCTTACGCTCCAGGTAGTCCAGCGAGTCCTGCATGGTGTGGTGGACCTGGTTGAGCGTCAGGGCAATACCGTTGGTGGTCAACAACAGTGCGGCCACCAAGCCGCTGGCATTGATGGGTGTCACCCGCAGAATCCGCCAGGCGACTTCGAAGGCCATCTTCTGCATCGCCAGCCGCGTTGCCTGCGAATCGATCTCGGCGCCGTCCTCGCCCGGGATGCCGAGGTACTGACGCATGGACACCGCTTCCGGGAAGCGGACGTAGATCTTGCCGTAGTTGCGTTCCTTCTGTGCCTTGATGAAGTTGTAGAGCCAGCCCACCCCTTCGGGCGCCTTCTCGCCGCCGCGAGCGTACGCGGCGTACTCGGCAATCTCGTGCAACTGGTCGAAGCTGATCGAGACCGGCTGCAGCAGGATGTCCTCGCTGCGCCCCTCCAGGTAGGCGTCGGCGACGTAGGCCAGCAGGCCGAGCTTGGGCGGCAACATCTTTCCGGTGCGCGAGCGCGTCCCCTCGATGGACCAGCTGAGATTGAACCGCTTCTCGACGATGTAGCCGACGAACTCGCGCAGCACGTACTTGTAGAGGGGATCGTCGAGGCGGCGCCGGATGAAGATCACCCCGGAGCGGCGCAGCAACGGACCCATGGGCCAGAACGACATGTTGATGCCCGCGAACAGATTGACCCGGGGCAGGCGGTTCTCCTGCAGGGCCACGGTCAGAACGGCGCTGTCGAGGTTGGAACGGTGCGACCACAACATCACCGCGGGATGGGTCTCCAGGGCGTGCCGCATGGCCTCGACCTGCTCGGCGTCGTAGTCGATGTGAGGGTCGAAACCGCGGCTGTAGAGGAACTTCGAGAAGTTGGGAATGAGGTCCACCGAGAACCGGCTCCACCCGGTGGCGAGTTCGTCGAGGATCTCGCCGGCCGAGTCGACGTCGGCGCCGGGGATCTTGTCCAGGCCGGACCGGAAGCGGGCCGAGGCCAGCATCTCGGGCTTGACCAGCCGCGGGGACTTGTATTCCGGTCCCAGCAGCCGGTATTCGATGCGTTCGATGGCCAGGCTGGCCCGGCGGAGCACGAAGCGGGCGAAGTCACGGGGACTGTCGCCGACGGTGGTGTCCTGGAACTGCTGACGCAGCTCGGAGACCTTTGCCGGTTCACCGGCCACCACCGTTGCCCGCGACTGGTCACGACGAAGGATGCGGCGCTGCAACAACTCCGGTGGCCGGTAGGTGTCCCGGCCCGACAGCAGACCGACCACCTTCACCCGGGTGGGCAGTCCGCCGGGAGCCCAGAAGACTCGGACCGGCACAACCGAGCGGTCCTCCCCCTCGGAGAGTTCGTTCACCAGCTCGGCGATCACTCCCGCCGGGGGTTCCTCGTCTTCACCCGGCAGTTGCAGCACCGCCAGTTTGAGGTCGGGGTGGCGGGTGCGCTGGCGGTGGATCCAGCCGTCGAGCAGATCGTGTTCGGCCGGGGACGAGACCGACGCCAGGATCAATGAATCATCGGTGATCTCGACGACCGGCACGTCGTAAGGTTCCGGGCTCATGGCCGGGCCTTCTTCGGCGCTGCCTTCTTGGCGGCCTTCTTGGCGGCTTTCCTCGCCGGCTTCTTGGTGGGCGCATCATGGAGATACGGTGCGGCTTCCGGTAATTCATCCTCGGGCCAGTTGACCAGGGTGTCGAGGTAGAGCTGGCGGACTTCGGCGATGCGCTCGTCGATGTTGTCCACCGTCCAGTCCGCCATCGAGATCGGCGGGAAGACCGCGACGTCGACGGTGCCCGGGTTCATCACCGATGAGTCCCGGGCAGCGATCACCTCGGCGTTGCGGATCACCACCGGGATCACCGGGACACCAGCTGCCATGGCGATGCGGAACGGGCCCTTCTTGAAAGGGCCCACTTCATGGGTGTCCAACCGGGTGCCCTCCGGTGCGATCACGATGGACAGCCCGTTGCGAGCAGCATCCTCCACCTTGCGCAGCGACTCGACCGCTGACTTGGGGTCGTCGCGGTCGATGAACACCGCGTCGATGAGCCGGCCCAGATTACCCACCAGCGGGTCGTTCTCGAGTTCCTTCTTCGCCACGCTCGTGAAGTTGTCGCGTACCAGGGAACAGGTGATCACCGGGTCGAAGTTGTTGCGGTGGTTGAAGATGAACACCGCAGGCCGCTGCGCGGTGAGGTTTTCCCGGCCCAGGACGTTGAGCTGCACCCCGCTGGCCGCCAGCAGGGTCTGCGGCCAGTTGGCGGTGAAGAAGTTGACCCCTCGGCGCCGGCTGCGGGTGAGCAGACCCCAGCCGAGCGCCCCGTAGCCCACCGGCACCATCGATCCCACCCCGGCCAAGGTGCGTACCACACCGCTCAGGCTGCTGCCACCGCGGCTGGAGAAGCGCAGGATGGGCCAACCACGTTGGCGCGCAACAGCAGCCATCTTGCCCTCGGGGTTGGTGGGCCGCGGATTGCCCACCAGGTACATCAGCGCCACATCCTCGTCACCGTCGGCGTAGAAGTAGCTGTCCTGCAGGTCGATGTCGTGCTCGGCGGCGAACTTCTGCACGGCATTGGCCTTGCCCGGCCCCCACAGGATCGGTTCGACGATGGTGCCGGCGACCACGCCGTCGTCATCGACGACGAACTTGTTGGTCAGGGTGTTGGGGATCCCGAGGAAGCGCGCCACCGGCTCGACCTGGATGGTCAGCGCCGAGGAACTCAGGCAGACGGTGTGGCCACGTTCGAGGTGGGCGCGCACCAGCTCCCGCATCTCGGGGTAGATCCGCGACTCGATCTTCTGCCGGAACAGCCGCTCCCCCAGCTGGTCCAGATCTGACAGCGGACGCCCCCGCATGACCTTCGAGGCCGCCGTGATGAGGTTCTCGAACTCGCGCCGCCCCAGTTTGTGATTCAACCCGGCCTGGATCATGCCGAAGAAGTCGGCGACGCCGAGCTGACGGGACAGGAACTGCTCCTGGGTCAGGATGACGCCGGTGAAGCCGGCCACCAGCGTGCCGTCCAGGTCGAAGAAGGCGCCGATGTGCGGTCCGCGCGGACTGGCTCTGACCTCGGCCACCGAACCGGGAAGGCGCATGTCTCTGGGACCCGTCATGACTGCTCCTGCAGCTCGAACGACGCCGGAACGGCCTCCGGCGCGGGATCACCCGCCAGTGCCAGCACTTCGTCGAAGCCCTCTTTCAGGCACCGGGCGAACAGTGCCTCGTCGGTGATGGACGCGCGGTCGTACCGGGCCGCCACCGTGCACCAACCGCTGCGCGAGACCAGCACCACCATCATCGCCACCCCCGGCAGCGGCCCAAGACCGTACTGGCGCAACACCTGCGCGCCGGCGATGAAGGTGTCGCCCTGGTAGACGGGCACATTGCTGGCCTGCACATCGGCGCCGATCACGGTGCCGGTGATCGACTCCAGCACCGCGTCGGGCAGCAGCGAGAGCACCGGTGCCAGTGAACCGATCACGTCGATGGCCGCTTCCTCCTTGCGGTGGGCCATCTGGCTGCGGATCTTGCGGATGCGTTCACCCGGATCGGTGGTGCCCACCGGTGCCGCCAGGTTGACGCCGGTGAAGCGGTTGCCGCCGGCCGGGTCGGACTCGGCACGCAGATTCACCGGGATGGCCATCGGGAGGGAGACGACCGGGACACCCAGTGCCTGGTGATAGCGCCGCAGCGCCGCGCACAACCCCGCCAGGTAGGCGTCGTTGATGGAACCCTCGGCGGCTTTGGCGGCTCGGTGCAGGTCGCTGAGCTTGATGTCGATGGCCTCGGTGCGGCTGGCCAGACTGCGCCGGCGCAGCAGCGGGGACGGCGCGGCGGCCTGCCGGGTGGCGCGCCGGCTCGCCGAGGCGAACTCCATCACGCCGGTGACCGCCGAGCCCGGATCGTTGATCACCTTCCCGACCGCGCCCACTGCTCCGGCCACGGCGCCGCGCACTCCACCGACGAGGGTGAACGGCAACGCGTTGAGGCCCTGACGCATCAGGTCGTTGGACGACAGATCCTGCGGAATCGGCAGCGGCGGGGCCGGCTGGGGCTCGGGATCACGTTCCAGGTCGTAGATCTGTGCGAACATCTCCACCCCACCCACACCGTCGGTGACCGCATGGCTCAGGTGCAGCAGCTGGGCGGCGCGACCGTCGGGCAGACCTTCGATCAGCGTGGCACTCCACAGCGGGCGGGAGATGTCCAGCGGCGACTGCTGGATGATCTCGGCCAGGTCGAACACCTGGCGCAGCGTCCCCGGCTCGGGGATGCGCACCCGGCGTACGTGGAAGTCCAGGTTGAAGTCGGGGTCCACCACCCAGCGCGGCGCGGCCGTTGGCAACGTCGGCATCACCACCTTCTGACGCAGCCGCAGGATGGTGCGCGAGGCGTACTCGAAGTTGCGGCGGTAGCGCTCCCACTCCGGTGTGGTGTCCAGCAGCTCCAGGGCCATGATCCCCGAGCGGGTCCGCGGGTTGGCCTCACCGCGATGCAGTAACTGGTCCACCGCCCCGAGTTCATCGGACAATCCGCTCGTCACACAGTCCTCCTGTCGCACCGCCTGTTGTTGCCGGCATTACGCTAGTCGGCCCGCCGTCTACCGCGACGATGAATTGGCGACTCGTACAGCTCAGCTGGTGGCCCGCATCGGCGCGGCACTCTCGACGCGCTGCAGGTGCCTCCCGTAGGCGATGCCCAGGAACTGCGCGACGGCATCAGCGGCGAGCTGTGAACGCACGGTGGCCAGGTGATCAAAAGCGTGGTGGGCGTTGGGCAACTCCGCATAGGTCACCACCTCGGCCCCGGCCCCACGTAGCGCGGCCACGAAATCACGCGCCTGGGCCTGCGGGATCACCGCGTCGTCCCGCCCGTGCAGGACGAAGAACGGCGGTGCGTCGGCGCGCACGTGGTGGGTCGGCGACGCCGCCTCGTAGCGGCGCCGATCTTCGGCCAGGCTGGCCCGCATCACGAAGTGTTCGAGAAACGGCACCATCAACGGCGTCATGGTGGCGACGTTGGTCAGGTCATAGGCCCCGTAGAAAGGCACCGCGGCCTGCACGCTGGTGTCGGCACGCTCGAATCCGGGTTGCAGGGCGGGATCGCCAGGGGTCAAGGCCGCCAGCGCGGCGAGGTGGCCGCCGGCCGATCCGCCGGTGACGGCGATGTAGTCGGGGTCGCCGCCGTAGTCGGCGATGTGTTCGCGCACCCAGGCGATGGCACGTTTGACGTCGATGATGTGTGACGGGAAGGCCCGGCCCGGGCTGCGGCTGTAGTTGATCGACACGCAGACCCACCCCAGCGACACCAGGCGGCTCATCAATGGGTACGCCTGGCCGCGCTTCTCGCTCAGTGCCCATGCCCCGCCGGGGATCTGGAGCAGGACCGGGGCGGGCCGGCCGGCGGGCAGTTCCGGCAGCCGCCAGACGTCGAGCAGATGGTCACGCCCGTTGGGTCCGTAGGAGATGTTGGTGGTGGCCCGGGCGTAGCGGCGCCGATGCTGGGTGGCGTGCCAGAACGCCGACAACCCAGGCCGGTGGGCCTGGAACTGCAAGGGATGCACCACCTGGTCGTGGCGCTCGCCGAAGGACTCGGTCAGGGCCGCTTCCAGCACGGAGTCGGCGCGCTGCGCAGCCAGACTGCAGCTCACCCGGTCCCACGGTGTGCCCCGCACCGCGGACAGGGCGTGCCCGGCGACGGCGCCGGCGGTGAACTCGGCACTGAACCAACCGGCCAACCACGACGCCAGCGACGGACAGCCGCGCGCCACCAGCAGGCCGGCGCGATAGGCCCGCGGGTCGATTGCAAGCCGGAGCGCCTGGGCCCCGGCCGCCGAGGCGCGGTTCAAGTCCATCGTCATGCTCATCGCGCGTGCACCTTCGCAGTCTCGTGCGGACACGGTGGCCCGCCGCGACCTGGGACCTGCGAGCCCCGACTGTGCCGCGGGTCACAACGGTAACCAATTTTGACGGCGCGGACGGGCGTTTCCTGGGCGAGTTGTTAGCCGATCTGCATAGTCGCAGGTCGAGGGCCCGCATCCGTGCCGGTAAACCAACCTGTGAATTCATCAGTTCACGTCGGGGGTGCCGAGGTCACACCGCGACACACCAGGACGCCGGCGACGCGACACGCCGGTCGACGGCATTGGCCGCACCCAGCCGCACCGTCTGCCCACCTCGGCGTTCCCGCCCCGGCGGCCAACGTCCGCTGGAGTTTGCTGCGCTGGCGCAACCGCGCAGTGCATCCCGGGCTCCACCGATCGATTCGCGGCCCGCAGTTGGGCTAGGGTATGTGCGCTGCCTCCGTAGCTCAGCGGATAGAGCAGCCGCCTTCTAAGCGGTTGGTCGCAGGTTCGATCCCTGCCGGGGGCGCCACAGCCACACCCCGGCGCCGCCGCAAGGATCCACCAAGGATCCCCCAAGACCTGCCGGCGAATCTCCTCTCACCAGCTACCGAGAGGGATGAGATGACCGCCTCCATGTTCCGCACCGTTCTTGCCGCCGGCCTGATCGGCTTGGCCACACTCGGCACCTCCGGAGTGGCGCACGCCGAACTGTTCGGCGATCCCGACGGGATGGCCGGTTGGACGGTCGAGCAGGCCTACAACGACTGCGCACTGATGGCCGCCTCCGACGTGATCGGGCAGATGACGGGGGTGGCCCCCGACGAGGAGGCCATCGTCGAGTTCGCCAAGCACACCCCCAGCGTCGCCGAGCCCGGTGACATGATCTACGACCAGACCGACGACGACGATGACCCCAACGGCGGAACCATCTTCGACGATCTCCCGATTGTGTTGTCCCACTTTGGGGTTGAGGCCCGGCACGTCGAAGGCGCCTCCGTGCATTCGATCGAACAGGTGCTGGGCCGCGGCGGGGCGGTGATCGTCGACCTGAACTCGGAGAGCATCTGGGACGTCGACGGCGACCGCACCATCGCCGACCACGCCGTCGTGGTCACCGGCATCGACACCACCGCCGGCGTCGTGCACCTCAACGACAGCGGGACTGCCGACGGCGCCGACGAACAGGTGACCATGGAGGTCTTCGAAGCCGCATGGAGCACCAGCGGCAACCAGATGGTGGCCACTCGCTGACATATTCCTTGACAGGAATATGTCGTGGGTTCTACCGTGTGACCATGCAGCCCACGGTCTTCGCGGCGCTGAGCGAGCCGAGTCGCCTCAGGATCGTCGAGCTGCTGAAAACAGGGCCGAAGTCGGTCAACGAGATCGCCGAGCACCTCGGAATCCGCCAACCACAGGTGAGCAAACACCTTCGGACACTGGGCGATTCGGGGATCGTCACCGCCGAAGCCCTGGCTCGGCAACGGATCTATCACCTGGAACCGGAGCCGTTCGAGGAGATCGGGCACTGGCTCGGCTCCTTCGAGCAGCT from Mycolicibacterium tokaiense includes the following:
- a CDS encoding NAD(P)H-dependent amine dehydrogenase family protein, which encodes MTIRVFQVATGNVGSEMIKRIALEPDLELVGVHCYSPEKIGRDAGELAGIAPNGVIATGTVEDIIAARPDVLTFHGVFPDEDLYVKVLEAGINIVTTADWITGWHRDHNHPHPSGKLVSELLAEACAKGGSTFYGTGMNPGVNQILGVVCSADVAEIENVTTIESVDVSCHHSKETWIEVGYGLPVDDPSIPDKLEKYTRVFADSVLMMADCFGLELDEVTFSYELGACTKDVDLGWYVLPKGSLGGNYIKYQGMVDGVARVETHLEWQMTPHTDPSWDIKGCYITQIKGDPCIYNKHMIFPKPGVDLSEPANFASIGMTVTGMPALHAISSVVAAPPGLLTSADLPLRGFAGRFKI
- a CDS encoding Rieske 2Fe-2S domain-containing protein, whose translation is MAKPPLSMKPTGWFQVAWSDELAVGDVLPMKYFGEELIAWRAQSGRVTVMAAYCEHLGAHLGFGGHVEGEVIQCPFHGWQWNAEGRNVCIPYEDRPNRGRRMATYPVAERNGSIYMWHDTEGRVPFFDAPDIFADFGDGATAADYYPQQRLYRQALELHPQYVLENGVDFAHFKYVHQTPIVPVFTRHDFAGPVSYVDFTITFEGDEFQSIDDVRSGVEAINGGLGVAVTKSWGMVDNRTISAVTPVDDTTSDVRFTVYIGRTPGKDQPRHEAKAREFGDEVIRQFAQDVHIWSHQRYSDPPALSSSELRGFTAIRTWAMQFYPDGLGGSAADLHAKTREALR
- a CDS encoding TetR/AcrR family transcriptional regulator — translated: MLDAAIRSLASGDPGSVSAARIAKEIGATWGAVKYQFGDVDGFWAAVLHHTAQRRGELPAPSDDVTALHQRVAAIIDLLFDGLLSAHSRAIENLRAALPSDPTELERLYPQTAAEFVSWGHAWNAACQKAFADLGVDPQRIREVAAFIPGAMRGLASERQLGSFNDHDLARRGLTNAIVAYLDPS
- a CDS encoding cytochrome c oxidase assembly protein yields the protein MSAPVSSTATRSSVWPILVGVALLAGATAAGLAALSLTEALTATGLPDPGPVTTLGLPFVRAVGEVAAVIAIGSFLFAAFFVPPQTSGVLDASGYRALRTGSVAAGVWTVCAALLVPLTISDVSGQPLRDHLNPVTMWGLADLVETAGAWRWTAILAAAVTLASIPVLRWSWTPVLTAAALATLIPLGLTGHSSSGGSHDVATNSLLIHLVAASLWAGGLLALLAHALRGGGHADVAARRFSAVALWCFVAMGISGVINALVRMFPGDLFDTRYGLLILVKLAALVALGVLGWRQRRTGVAALAADPTARQPLIRLALTEAAIFGLTFGVAVALGRTPPPPPRVLNPTTTEVELGYNLAGPPTVARLLFDWRFDLLLGTAAIVLALVYLAGVRRLRRRGDAWPVGRTVGFLLGCLTLLIATSSGVGRYMPAMFSVHMSAHMLLSMLVPILLVLGAPVTLALRALPTAGKGQPPGPREWLLAALHSRFSRLITNPFVATALFVGGFYGLYFGGIFDAAAGSHAGHVAMNVHFLLSGYVFYWVVIGIDPTPRPMPHLGKLAMVFGSLPLHAFFGVVLMGMNSVIAEPFYRSLGLPWNADLLADQKLGGGIAWSAGEVPLVVVMLALLIQWTRSDRRTAKRVDRAADRDDDADLAAYNNMLAVLARQEQNAQRQDGSR
- a CDS encoding glycerol-3-phosphate 1-O-acyltransferase, translated to MSPEPYDVPVVEITDDSLILASVSSPAEHDLLDGWIHRQRTRHPDLKLAVLQLPGEDEEPPAGVIAELVNELSEGEDRSVVPVRVFWAPGGLPTRVKVVGLLSGRDTYRPPELLQRRILRRDQSRATVVAGEPAKVSELRQQFQDTTVGDSPRDFARFVLRRASLAIERIEYRLLGPEYKSPRLVKPEMLASARFRSGLDKIPGADVDSAGEILDELATGWSRFSVDLIPNFSKFLYSRGFDPHIDYDAEQVEAMRHALETHPAVMLWSHRSNLDSAVLTVALQENRLPRVNLFAGINMSFWPMGPLLRRSGVIFIRRRLDDPLYKYVLREFVGYIVEKRFNLSWSIEGTRSRTGKMLPPKLGLLAYVADAYLEGRSEDILLQPVSISFDQLHEIAEYAAYARGGEKAPEGVGWLYNFIKAQKERNYGKIYVRFPEAVSMRQYLGIPGEDGAEIDSQATRLAMQKMAFEVAWRILRVTPINASGLVAALLLTTNGIALTLNQVHHTMQDSLDYLERKQTPVTDSARRLRTPEGVRAALDALSGGHPITRVDGGREPVWRIAPEHQHEGAFYRNTLIHAFLETSIVELALAYAARADGDRLAAFWTQAMRLRDLLKFDFYFADTAAFRANIAEEMAWHQDWEGHVAVGGDEITTLLYDKRPLMAHAMLRPYFEAYEIVADVLRGASPDIDAKELTDLALGVGAQHAAQHRVRTTESVSALLFATARQVAADQGLLAAAPDLAERRSAFLTELRGVLTDMDSIDAISREQFVERERRSRTKSDPL
- a CDS encoding HAD-IB family hydrolase/lysophospholipid acyltransferase family protein; protein product: MTGPRDMRLPGSVAEVRASPRGPHIGAFFDLDGTLVAGFTGVILTQEQFLSRQLGVADFFGMIQAGLNHKLGRREFENLITAASKVMRGRPLSDLDQLGERLFRQKIESRIYPEMRELVRAHLERGHTVCLSSSALTIQVEPVARFLGIPNTLTNKFVVDDDGVVAGTIVEPILWGPGKANAVQKFAAEHDIDLQDSYFYADGDEDVALMYLVGNPRPTNPEGKMAAVARQRGWPILRFSSRGGSSLSGVVRTLAGVGSMVPVGYGALGWGLLTRSRRRGVNFFTANWPQTLLAASGVQLNVLGRENLTAQRPAVFIFNHRNNFDPVITCSLVRDNFTSVAKKELENDPLVGNLGRLIDAVFIDRDDPKSAVESLRKVEDAARNGLSIVIAPEGTRLDTHEVGPFKKGPFRIAMAAGVPVIPVVIRNAEVIAARDSSVMNPGTVDVAVFPPISMADWTVDNIDERIAEVRQLYLDTLVNWPEDELPEAAPYLHDAPTKKPARKAAKKAAKKAAPKKARP